Below is a genomic region from Scomber scombrus chromosome 3, fScoSco1.1, whole genome shotgun sequence.
TGACCCATCAGGAACATGCTGCAGACGCCATCGCTCTCAGGTCTAACACACAAGCTTCTCCACCACAGCAAGGTGACAATCTGCTGGTAACGGCATCtgagtatgcagtatgcagtacaTACTAactatgcagtatgcagtacaTACTAACtgagtatgcagtatgcagtacaTACTGACtgagtatgcagtatgcagtacaTACtgagtatgcagtatgcagtatgtagtatgtaCTGACtgagtatgcagtatgcagtatgcagtacaTACTGACtgagtatgcagtatgcagtatgtagtatgcagtatgcagtatgcagtatgtagtatgtaCTGACTGAGTATGCAGTACATACTGACtgagtatgcagtatgcagtacaTACTGACtgagtatgcagtatgcagtacaTTAGTTTCTGCTGGTGGGTGAGAGGAGGACTCGGTCAGTGTTCAGGGTAAAATGATTGCTGGTTTTGGGTGActggttgccatggtaacagctGCTGTGGTGGCTCTGCAGGTGCGGGATGTGAGGATGATCTCAGACAGGAACTCACGGAGGTCAAAGGGCATCGCTTACATCGAGTTTGTGGAGACCAACTCTGTCCCTCTGGCCATCGGGCTGACGGGGCAAAGGCTGCTGGGAGTTCCCATCATGGTGCAGGcctcacaggtacacacacacacactcacacacacacacacacacacacacacacactcacacactcacacacactcacacactcacacacacacacacacacacactctcactcacacacacacactgacactctcacacacatacacacacacacactctcactcacactcacacacacacacacacacacactctcacacacatacacacacacacacactctctcactcacactcacacacacacacacacacacactctcacacacatacacacacacacacacacactctcacacacatacacacacacactctcactcacacacacacactttcactctcacacacactcacactctcactcacactcacactcacacacacacacacacacacactctcactcacactcacacacacacacacactcacactcacacacacacacacacagactcctGCATGACGACATTCAGTATTTGAACTGTTAGTatggtttatatatatatacagatgtGTGATGAGCAGATGTGTGATGAGCAGATGTTTGATGAGCAGATGTTTGATGAGCAGATGTTTGATGAGCAGATGTTTGAGCAGATGTTTGAGCAGATGTGTGATGAGCAGATGTGTGATGAGCAGATGTTTGATGAGCAGATGTTTGATGAGCAGATGTGTGATGAGCAGATGTTTGATGAGCAGATGTGTGATGAGCAGATGTGTGATGAGCAGATGTGTGATGAGCAGATGTGTGATGAGCAGATGTGTGATGAGCAGATGTGTGATGAGCAGATGTGTGATGAGCAGATGTGTGATGAGCAGATGTTTGATGAGCAGATGTGTGATGAGCAGATGTGTGATGAGCAGATGTGTGATGAGCAGATGTGTGATGAGCAGATGTTTGATGAGCAGATGTGTGATGAGCAGATGTGTGATGAGCAGATGTTTGATGAGCAGATGTTTGAGCAGATGTGTGATGAGCAGATGTGTGATGAGCAGATGTGTGATGAGCAGATGTGTGATGAGCAGATGTTTGATGAGCAGATGTGTGATGAGCAGATGTGTGATGAGCAGATGTTTGATGAGCAGATGTTTGAGCAGATGTGTGATGAGCAGATGTGTGATGAGCAGATGTTTGATGAGCAGATGTTTGAGCAGATGTGTGATGAGCAGATGTTTGATGAGCAGATGTTTGAGCAGATGTTTGATGAGCAGATGTGTGATGAGCAGATGTGTGATGAGCAGATGTTTGATGAGCAGATGTTTGATGAGCAGATGTTTGATGAGCAGATGTTTGATGAGCAGATGTTTGATGAGCAGATGTTTGATGAGCAGATGTGTGATGAGCAGATGTGTGATGAGCAGATGTGTGATGAGCAGATGTGTGATGAGCAGATGTTTGCTGTGTGCAGGCAGAGAAGAacagagcagctgcagcagcagcagccaacaACCTGCAGAAAGGCTCATCTGGACCCATGAGGCTCTACATCGGATCTCTGCACTTCAACATCACCGAGGACATGCTGAGAGGAATCTTTGAGCCGTTTGGACGGGTgagaccaaaacacacacacacacacacacacacatacacacacacacacacacacacacacacacacacacacacacatacacacacacatacagacagacagacagacagacacacacacacacacacacacacacacacacacacacacacacacacacacacacacacatacatacagacacacacacacatacacacacacacatacatacagacacaacaGTAActctgagcatgtgtgtgtgacagattgAGAGCATCCAGCTGATGATGGACAGTGACTCTGGACTCTCCAAAGGATACGGCTTCATCACAGTGagttcttcctcttcctcttcctcttcctcttcctcttcctcttcctcacagaGCTCAGACATGCTCCTCCTACTCTGAGTATAACAGTCACATGATTTACTGTTTCTGTAGCAGGTTATTACAGTGtaataaccatagactgtatatttaatggacgtaacatccgtgacggtcgccccctggtggccttttgatagaatgcagttttaagttacttcctggttggaccagaactccccgcctggttataACAGAGCAGCAGGTTATTAGTGTAATATCAGTGCAGCAGGCGTGTGGCCTCTCTGACTCTCCGCTGGCAGTTTGCAGATGCAGAGTGTGCTAAGAAAGCTCTGGAGCAGCTGAACGGCTTCGAGTTGGCGGGTCGGCCCATGAAGGTGGGTCATGTGACGGAGCGGACCGACGCATCCAACGCCTCGTCTTTCCTCGACAGCGACGAACTCGAACGCACCGGCATCGACCTCGGGACCACCGGACGGCTGCAGCTCATGGCCCGACTCGCTGAGGGTGAGACTGTCTGGTTCTGGTTGTGACTCTAGTTCTGAAtatggttctggttctggttctgaccctggttgtggttgtggttcTGGTTTAGGTACAGGTCTACAGATCCCTCCTGCAGCTCAGCAGGCTCTGCAGATGAGCGGAGTGATCGCTATGGGAGCCATGGCTGCTGtatcaggtacacacacacacatacacacacacacacatatacacatacacacacacacacacacacacacacacacacacacacacacacacacacacatatacacacacacacatatacacatacacacacacacacatatacacacacacacacacacacacacacacacacacacacacatatacacatacatacacatacacacacacacacatatacacatacacacacacacacacacacatacacacatacacacacatgtacagtcaGGTTTGTGTATCTCTAATCAAAGATCCTCTGTGAGTGAAGATGCTCAGTAGGAACCAAACAGAAGCttaacctctgtgtgtgtgtgtgtgtgtgtgtgtgtgtgtgtgtgtgtgtgtgtgtgtgtgtgtgtgtgtgtatgtgtgtgtgtgtgtgtgtgtgtgtgttacagctgcTATGAATCCAGGTCTCAACATGAACTCTGCAGGTCTGAATCATCCGTCTCATCCGCTGGCAACACACTGTTTCCAGCTGTCCAACATGTTCACCAAcaggtacctgtctgtctgtctgtctctcacctgtctgtctgtctctcacctgtctgtctctctctctcacctgtctgtctgtctgtctctcacctgtctgtctgtctctcacctgtctgtctgtctctctctcacctgtctgtctgtctctctgtctgtctctctctctctcatctgtctctctgtctgtctctctctctctcatctgtctgtctctctctcacctgtttatctctcacctgtctgtctgtctgtctctcacctgtctgtctgtctctcacctgtctgtctgtctgtctgtctgtctctcacctgtctgtctgtctgtctgtctgtctctctctctcacctgtctgtctgtctgtctctcacctgtttatctctcacctgtctgtctgtctgtctctcacctgtctgtctgtctctcagtgagGACCATCCTGGGTGGGAGGGGGACATTCAGCATGATGTCATCGAGGAATGCAACAAACATGGAGGCGTCGTTCACATCTACGTCGACCGGAACTCCACCGAGGTaacctgacccctgacctctgacccctgaccaCCACCAATACATCCTGGCTACCACCATGATCTACTGCTACAACAagcattgctgctgtttgcacctttttatttcatgttgcaCTTTATTGCTCTTACAGATTGTCAGTGTTTAATTTATGTCTTAAGTAGTTTTTAATAGTCTGAAATGTTCTTCTGGGTCAGAGAGTGATATCTGACAGTAAAGCCTCTACTACTCAGTCctaccctgacctctgacctcttccTGTTGCCAGGGTAACGTGTATGTTAAGTGTCCATCGGTCCAAGCTGCGATGGCTGCCGTCAGCGCTCTGCACGGGAGATACTTTGCAGGTAAGACTTCCTGTCACATGACGCCGTCACCTGTGctgtgagccaatcagagctgagCTGTGTAACCTGTGCTGTGTGCCAATCAGAGCTGAGCTGTGTTACCTGTGCTGTGTGCCAATCAGAGCTGAGCTGTGTAACCTGTGCTGTGTGCCAATCAGAGCTGAGCTGTGTTATCTGTGTTGCAGGTAAGGTGATCACGGCGGCGTTCGTCCCCCTGCTTGCTTACCATCAGCTGTTCCCGGAGTCCGCCAGCGCCACTCAGCTGCTGGCCCCGCCCCAGCGCCGATGACTCATCCAACACTGCCTCTGATTGGACACTGGACATTAGACCCCGCCCCCTTTTATATCCTCCCCCCTGGTTGGTCGATACAGATCTGTTTACTTCCTGGTTCCAGCCGTTGGTTTCATTAGCATTTGTGGGCGTGGCCTCTATGTAGCCCCGCCCCTGTTTGTATTGTCCAATGATTGAGCTCCGTGAGCTGCCCGGCAGGAGATGGAGCCAGCTGATTGGTTATTGAACTGCTTTCTAAGATTTGAttaaaattttattttgaaatcactCAGAGCTGCTGTGTCTTCTTCTGCTGACAGGAAGTGTCAAATTAAAAGCATTTTCTTCACTCAGGTAAACTACAGGTGTATCCAGGTaaactataaatataacatGGGTTGTTTTTTAACTCGTCATCAT
It encodes:
- the LOC134004835 gene encoding RNA-binding protein 39-like isoform X3, with product MKDDAKNPNPNGQEEHSKSRKKRSRSRERKTSRSRERKRSRERKRSRSRERERRHSKSRERGGRYREHHKHRKQSRSKSPVKKEKSPIRQPIDNLTPEERDARTVFCMQLAARIRPRDLEEFFSAVGKVRDVRMISDRNSRRSKGIAYIEFVETNSVPLAIGLTGQRLLGVPIMVQASQAEKNRAAAAAAANNLQKGSSGPMRLYIGSLHFNITEDMLRGIFEPFGRIESIQLMMDSDSGLSKGYGFITFADAECAKKALEQLNGFELAGRPMKVGHVTERTDASNASSFLDSDELERTGIDLGTTGRLQLMARLAEGTGLQIPPAAQQALQMSGVIAMGAMAAVSAAMNPGLNMNSAGLNHPSHPLATHCFQLSNMFTNSEDHPGWEGDIQHDVIEECNKHGGVVHIYVDRNSTEGNVYVKCPSVQAAMAAVSALHGRYFAGKVITAAFVPLLAYHQLFPESASATQLLAPPQRR
- the LOC134004835 gene encoding RNA-binding protein 39-like isoform X2; translated protein: MADDLDIEAMLEAPYRKDDAKNPNPNGQEEHSKRKKRSRSRERKTSRSRERKRSRERKRSRSRERERRHSKSRERGGRYREHHKHRKQSRSKSPVKKEKSPIRQPIDNLTPEERDARTVFCMQLAARIRPRDLEEFFSAVGKVRDVRMISDRNSRRSKGIAYIEFVETNSVPLAIGLTGQRLLGVPIMVQASQAEKNRAAAAAAANNLQKGSSGPMRLYIGSLHFNITEDMLRGIFEPFGRIESIQLMMDSDSGLSKGYGFITFADAECAKKALEQLNGFELAGRPMKVGHVTERTDASNASSFLDSDELERTGIDLGTTGRLQLMARLAEGTGLQIPPAAQQALQMSGVIAMGAMAAVSAAMNPGLNMNSAGLNHPSHPLATHCFQLSNMFTNSEDHPGWEGDIQHDVIEECNKHGGVVHIYVDRNSTEGNVYVKCPSVQAAMAAVSALHGRYFAGKVITAAFVPLLAYHQLFPESASATQLLAPPQRR
- the LOC134004835 gene encoding RNA-binding protein 39-like isoform X4 — protein: MKDDAKNPNPNGQEEHSKRKKRSRSRERKTSRSRERKRSRERKRSRSRERERRHSKSRERGGRYREHHKHRKQSRSKSPVKKEKSPIRQPIDNLTPEERDARTVFCMQLAARIRPRDLEEFFSAVGKVRDVRMISDRNSRRSKGIAYIEFVETNSVPLAIGLTGQRLLGVPIMVQASQAEKNRAAAAAAANNLQKGSSGPMRLYIGSLHFNITEDMLRGIFEPFGRIESIQLMMDSDSGLSKGYGFITFADAECAKKALEQLNGFELAGRPMKVGHVTERTDASNASSFLDSDELERTGIDLGTTGRLQLMARLAEGTGLQIPPAAQQALQMSGVIAMGAMAAVSAAMNPGLNMNSAGLNHPSHPLATHCFQLSNMFTNSEDHPGWEGDIQHDVIEECNKHGGVVHIYVDRNSTEGNVYVKCPSVQAAMAAVSALHGRYFAGKVITAAFVPLLAYHQLFPESASATQLLAPPQRR
- the LOC134004835 gene encoding RNA-binding protein 39-like isoform X1, which translates into the protein MADDLDIEAMLEAPYRKDDAKNPNPNGQEEHSKSRKKRSRSRERKTSRSRERKRSRERKRSRSRERERRHSKSRERGGRYREHHKHRKQSRSKSPVKKEKSPIRQPIDNLTPEERDARTVFCMQLAARIRPRDLEEFFSAVGKVRDVRMISDRNSRRSKGIAYIEFVETNSVPLAIGLTGQRLLGVPIMVQASQAEKNRAAAAAAANNLQKGSSGPMRLYIGSLHFNITEDMLRGIFEPFGRIESIQLMMDSDSGLSKGYGFITFADAECAKKALEQLNGFELAGRPMKVGHVTERTDASNASSFLDSDELERTGIDLGTTGRLQLMARLAEGTGLQIPPAAQQALQMSGVIAMGAMAAVSAAMNPGLNMNSAGLNHPSHPLATHCFQLSNMFTNSEDHPGWEGDIQHDVIEECNKHGGVVHIYVDRNSTEGNVYVKCPSVQAAMAAVSALHGRYFAGKVITAAFVPLLAYHQLFPESASATQLLAPPQRR